Sequence from the Calypte anna isolate BGI_N300 chromosome 25, bCalAnn1_v1.p, whole genome shotgun sequence genome:
CACCAACATTGACCTCACctggggggcgggggggggaaGTTTGGATGGGGGGGGTGTCCCCAAACCAACCCAGAGCATCCCCCCCTGAGTGGTCCCAAAGGATCCGAGCACAGGAAATCCCAGGGGGAAGGAACCCcggggggacatggggggacACGGAGGTGGGAGGAACatgggggggacacagggaggtatgggggggacacagggaaaTGTGGGGGGAGGACATGGGGagtgggggggacacacagggaggtgggagggtCCAGGGGGGGCTGCTCCTCACTGGCTTCCAAGCGGAAGACGTCGGATTCCTGGGGGGGTCCCACGTTGTTGGTGGCCTCACAGTTGTAGTCCCCGGTGTCAAAGCCACTCAGGGGGTCAAAaatctggggggggggggggttgggggctGTGAGCCTGGAGTGGGGGGGCACCCGGAGGGTTGGAGGGCACagaggggggtgagggggcACAAGCTGCACTCACCAGGTCCCCGGTGGTGGGATCGAGGGTGTAGGAGGAGTTTCGGAAGATGGGGCTGGTGCGGGGGTCGGGGGGCAGCAGGACCCCATCCTTATACCAGCGgaaggtgggggggggggacccCTCCCCCTCGGAGCAGCGCAGCACCGCACGGCTGCCGATGGTGGCCGAGGAGGGGACGTGGGCCACCGGCTTGGaggggggcactggggagggTGGGGACAGCGTTGGGAACAAGCTCAGGGGTGACAGCACGTGTGTGTgtcccacaccccccccccgaTGGCATTGGGGATGAGCTGGGGATGAGGGTggcactgtgtgtgtgtgtgtgtcccaaaACTGGCACTGGGGAGAAGGTGAGGGTGGTGGCAATGTCCCCCCTGGCAGTGATGGGGACAAGTTCAGGGGTGCCAGTGTCCCCTATGCTGGTGTTGGGGACGAGCTGGGGGTGCCAGTGTCCCCCTGCCAGCAATGGGGACAAGTTCAGGGGTGCCAGTGTCCCCTATGCTGGTTCTGTGGACAAGCTGGGGGTGCCAGTGTCCCCCTGCCAGCAATGGGGACAAGTTCAGGGGTGTCAGTGTCCCCCCTGCCAGTGATGGGGACAAGTTCAGGGGTGCCAGTGTCCCCTATGTTGGGGACAAGCTGGGAGTGCCAGTGTTCCCCTGCCAGCAATGGGGACAAGACCAGGGGTGCCACTGTCCCCTATGCTGGTGTTGGGGACAAGCTGGGGGTGCCAGTGTCCCCTCTACCAGCACCAGGGATGTCTCAGGGGGTGCCAGCATTGGGGACAAGCTCAGCAGTGTCACCGCCCCCTCCGCTGGCGATGGGGACAAGGAGAAGCCCTGGTTGGGGGGGACGTGGGGGTGGGTCGGGGTTGGTGGTGTCCCCACCTTGCACGATGAGGGTGACCTCGGACTTGGCAATTTGGCTGTCAGCCCCCACCACCTCACAGATGTATTTCCCACTGTCCTCCCGGGTCACCGAGGTGAGGGTGATGGAGGGCCTGGAGAACTGGACCCGGTTCTGGTAGGGTTCTgccaggagaagggagggagctgagcagaggaagggatggaggggacaATGGAgaaggggggtgggagggaggggacacagccagaCCCGTCAGCTTGTCCTCGTAGTAGACGAGGATGAGGGAGGAACCGCGTTGGAACTTCCACTCGATGCGGGGGTTGCTCCATCCCTTGTGGAACGCGGAGCAGGGGATGACGGCGGCTGcgggggggacagggacactgagggaggggggaagtGGCACCAGGATGGCACCCGGAGCCGTGTGTCACCACACTGGGATGTCACCGCACCCGGATGTCACCTGCCCCGGAGCAGGGACGTGGCAAAGAGGGGACCCCCGAAGTGAACCCCACCCAGGGGTGTCAGGGCACACGGGTGGGGACACACGGGGACACTCACACTGGTGTTCAGGGACTTCTCGGGTCTCGGAGGTGACCTGGGCTCCCACCAGGGACACTGCGGGGACAAAGGGACAGAGGTGAAGGGAAGGCAGCGGGATGCGGGGCAGGGAGGTCAGCGGGAGCCCCGAGGCGGCAGTGACGGTCCCCAGGGTGGGGTGAGGGTGACATTGTTGTGCTTGGCTGCCCCGGGAGCCGGAAAATCCCGTCCCACCGCCACCACCCTGCCCAGTTCCTCCCCGAGATTCACAGGAACGGGGCCAGGGCGTTCCCCGACACGCAAACCCCGCACACGCCTCGTCACGCCTCGCACACGCGTGTGTGTTCGTTCGTGTGTCCCTTCCCTGACCCTCTCCGTGGCCACTGACGGTCACGGCCACCACGTCCCTTTTGTCCTCGAGGCCACCCGATGCCACCCCCTGGGGTTTCGGTGCCAGTGGGGCTGAGTCACGGCCCACGGGGGGGGAGTGGGGGACACACCAGAAAGTGGCAGGGCAGGAATGGCCATTTTGGGGTGAAACCAGGGGAAAATGGGGCACCCACTGTCCCCGAGCGATCCCAAACGTGGGGCTGGGGTGCAGCGGGACCCCCGTGTCCTGAATCATCCCGGGACGTGGGGATGAGGATTTGGGTCCCTTTTGGGTGGATTTGGGGCAGGGAGGTGACACCGTGGGGTGGGACACGGCCGCTGCCGGCCCCCAAACCGGGTTAACCCAGCCCGGCCCGGGATTGTTCCAGGACAATGGAGGGGACGTCAGGGCGGGGGCCGGAAAGCCACCAAGGCCACCAGCCCCGGCCCAGCCCGCTCTCCGGTGACAAACCCGGNNNNNNNNNNNNNNNNNNNNNNNNNNNNNNNNNNNNNNNNNNNNNNNNNNNNNNNNNNNNNNNNNNNNNNNNNNNNNNNNNNNNNNNNNNNNNNNNNNNNNNNNNNNNNNNNNNNNNNNNNNNNNNNNNNNNNNNNNNNNNNNNNNNNNNNNNNNNNNNNNNNNNNNNNNNNNNNNNNNNNNNNNNNNNNNNNNNNNNNNNNNNNNNNNNNNNNNNNNNNNNNNNNNNNNNNNNNNNNNNNNNNNNNNNNNNNNNNNNNNNNNNNNNNNNNNNNNNNNNNNNNNNNNNNNNNNNNNNNNNNNNNNNNNNNNNNNNNNNNNNNNNNNNNNNNNNNNNNNNNNNNNNNNNNNNNNNNNNNNNNNNNNNNNNNNNNNNNNNNNNNNNNNNNNNNNNNNNNNNNNNNNNNNNNNNNNNNNNNNNNNNNNNNNNNNNNNNNNNNNNNNNNNNNNNNNNNNNNNNNNNNNNNNNNNNNNNNNNNNNNNNNNNNNNNNNNNNNNNNNNNNNNNNNNNNNNNNNNNNNNNNNNNNNNNNNNNNNNNNNNNNNNNNNNNNNNNNNNNNNNNNNNNNNNNNNNNNNNNNNNNNNNNNNNNNNNNNNNNNNNNNNNNNNNNNNNNNNNNNNNNNNNNNNNNNNNNNNNNNNNNNNNNNNNNNNNNNNNNNNNNNNNNNNNNNNNNNNNNNNNNNNNNNNNNNNNNNNNNNNNNNNNNNNNNNNNNNNNNNNNNNNNNNNNNNNNNNNNNNNNNNNNNNNNNNNNNNNNNNNNNNNNNNNNNNNNNNNNNNNNNNNNNNNNNNNNNNNNNNNNNNNNNNNNNNNNNNNNNNNNNNNNNNNNNNNNNNNNNNNNNNNNNNNNNNNNNNNNNNNNNNNNNNNNNNNNNNNNNNNNNNNNNNNNNNNNNNNNNNNNNNNNNNNNNNNNNNNNNNNNNNNNNNNNNNNNNNNNNNNNNNNNNNNNNNNNNNNNNNNNNNNNNNNNNNNNNNNNNNNNNNNNNNNNNNNNNNNNNNNNNNNNNNNNNNNNNNNNNNNNNNNNNNNNNNNNNNNNNNNNNNNNNNNNNNNNNNNNNNNNNNNNNNNNNNNNNNNNNNNNNNNNNNNNNNNNNNNNNNNNNNNNNNNNNNNNNNNNNNNNNNNNNNNNNNNNNNNNNNNNNNNNNNNNNNNNNNNNNNNNNNNNNNNNNNNNNNNNNNNNNNNNNNNNNNNNNNNNNNNNNNNNNNNNNNNNNNNNNNNNNNNNNNNNNNNNNNNNNNNNNNNNNNNNNNNNNNNNNNNNNNNNNNNNNNNNNNNNNNNNNNNNNNNNNNNNNNNNNNNNNNNNNNNNNNNNNNNNNNNNNNNNNNNNNNNNNNNNNNNNNNNNNNNNNNNNNNNNNNNNNNNNNNNNNNNNNNNNNNNNNNNNNNNNNNNNNNNNNNNNNNNNNNNNNNNNNNNNNNNNNNNNNNNNNNNNNNNNNNNNNNNNNNNNNNNNNNNNNNNNNNNNNNNNNNNNNNNNNNNNNNNNNNNNNNNNNNNNNNNNNNNNNNNNNNNNNNNNNNNNNNNNNNNNNNNNNNNNNNNNNNNNNNNNNNNNNNNNNNNNNNNNNNNNNNNNNNNNNNNNNNNNNNNNNNNNNNNNNNNNNNNNNNNNNNNNNNNNNNNNNNNNNNNNNNNNNNNNNNNNNNNNNNNNNNNNNNNNNNNNNNNNNNNNNNNNNNNNNNNNNNNNNNNNNNNNNNNNNNNNNNNNNNNNNNNNNNNNNNNNNNNNNNNNNNNNNNNNNNNNNNNNNNNNNNNNNNNNNNNNNNNNNNNNNNNNNNNNNNNNNNNNNNNNNNNNNNNNNNNNNNNNNNNNNNNNNNNNNNNNNNNNNNNNNNNNNNNNNNNNNNNNNNNNNNNNNNNNNNNNNNNNNNNNNNNNNNNNNNNNNNNNNNNNNNNNNNNNNNNNNNNNNNNNNNNNNNNNNNNNNNNNNNNNNNNNNNNNNNNNNNNNNNNNNNNNNNNNNNNNNNNNNNNNNNNNNNNNNNNNNNNNNNNNNNNNNNNNNNNNNNNNNNNNNNNNNNNNNNNNNNNNNNNNNNNNNNNNNNNNNNNNNNNNNNNNNNNNNNNNNNNNNNNNNNNNNNNNNNNNNNNNNNNNNNNNNNNNNNNNNNNNNNNNNNNNNNNNNNNNNNNNNNNNNNNNNNNNNNNNNNNNNNNNNNNNNNNNNNNNNNNNNNNNNNNNNNNNNNNNNNNNNNNNNNNNNNNNNNNNNNNNNNNNNNNNNNNNNNNNNNNNNNNNNNNNNNNNNNNNNNNNNNNNNNNNNNNNNNNNNNNNNNNNNNNNNNNNNNNNNNNNNNNNNNNNNNNNNNNNNNNNNNNNNNNNNNNNNNNNNNNNNNNNNNNNNNNNNNNNNNNNNNNNNNNNNNNNNNNNNNNNNNNNNNNNNNNNNNNNNNNNNNNNNNNNNNNNNNNNNNNNNNNNNNNNNNNNNNNNNNNNNNNNNNNNNNNNNNNNNNNNNNNNNNNNNNNNNNNNNNNNNNNNNNNNNNNNNNNNNNNNNNNNNNNNNNNNNNNNNNNNNNNNNNNNNNNNNNNNNNNNNNNNNNNNNNNNNNNNNNNNNNNNNNNNNNNNNNNNNNNNNNNNNNNNNNNNNNNNNNNNNNNNNNNNNNNNNNNNNNNNNNNNNNNNNNNNNNNNNNNNNNNNNNNNNNNNNNNNNNNNNNNNNNNNNNNNNNNNNNNNNNNNNNNNNNNNNNNNNNNNNNNNNNNNNNNNNNNNNNNNNNNNNNNNNNNNNNNNNNNNNNNNNNNNNNNNNNNNNNNNNNNNNNNNNNNNNNNNNNNNNNNNNNNNNNNNNNNNNNNNNNNNNNNNNNNNNNNNNNNNNNNNNNNNNNNNNNNNNNNNNNNNNNNNNNNNNNNNNNNNNNNNNNNNNNNNNNNNNNNNNNNNNNNNNNNNNNNNNNNNNNNNNNNNNNNNNNNNNNNNNNNNNNNNNNNNNNNNNNNNNNNNNNNNNNNNNNNNNNNNNNNNNNNNNNNNNNNNNNNNNNNNNNNNNNNNNNNNNNNNNNNNNNNNNNNNNNNNNNNNNNNNNNNNNNNNNNNNNNNNNNNNNNNNNNNNNNNNNNNNNNNNNNNNNNNNNNNNNNNNNNNNNNNNNNNNNNNNNNNNNNNNNNNNNNNNNNNNNNNNNNNNNNNNNNNNNNNNNNNNNNNNNNNNNNNNNNNNNNNNNNNNNNNNNNNNNNNNNNNNNNNNNNNNNNNNNNNNNNNNNNNNNNNNNNNNNNNNNNNNNNNNNNNNNNNNNNNNNNNNNNNNNNNNNNNNNNNNNNNNNNNNNNNNNNNNNNNNNNNNNNNNNNNNNNNNNNNNNNNNNNNNNNNNNNNNNNNNNNNNNNNNNNNNNNNNNNNNNNNNNNNNNNNNNNNNNNNNNNNNNNNNNNNNNNNNNNNNNNNNNNNNNNNNNNNNNNNNNNNNNNNNNNNNNNNNNNNNNNNNNNNNNNNNNNNNNNNNNNNNNNNNNNNNNNNNNNNNNNNNNNNNNNNNNNNNNNNNNNNNNNNNNNNNNNNNNNNNNNNNNNNNNNNNNNNNNNNNNNNNNNNNNNNNNNNNNNNNNNNNNNNNNNNNNNNNNNNNNNNNNNNNNNNNNNNNNNNNNNNNNNNNNNNNNNNNNNNNNNNNNNNNNNNNNNNNNNNNNNNNNNNNNNNNNNNNNNNNNNNNNNNNNNNNNNNNNNNNNNNNNNNNNNNNNNNNNNNNNNNNNNNNNNNNNNNNNNNNNNNNNNNNNNNNNNNNNNNNNNNNNNNNNNNNNNNNNNNNNNNNNNNNNNNNNNNNNNNNNNNNNNNNNNNNNNNNNNNNNNNNNNNNNNNNNNNNNNNNNNNNNNNNNNNNNNNNNNNNNNNNNNNNNNNNNNNNNNNNNNNNNNNNNNNNNNNNNNNNNNNNNNNNNNNNNNNNNNNNNNNNNNNNNNNNNNNNNNNNNNNNNNNNNNNNNNNNNNNNNNNNNNNNNNNNNNNNNNNNNNNNNNNNNNNNNNNNNNNNNNNNNNNNNNNNNNNNNNNNNNNNNNNNNNNNNNNNNNNNNNNNNNNNNNNNNNNNNNNNNNNNNNNNNNNNNNNNNNNNNNNNNNNNNNNNNNNNNNNNNNNNNNNNNNNNNNNNNNNNNNNNNNNNNNNNNNNNNNNNNNNNNNNNNNNNNNNNNNNNNNNNNNNNNNNNNNNNNNNNNNNNNNNNNNNNNNNNNNNNNNNNNNNNNNNNNNNNNNNNNNNNNNNNNNNNNNNNNNNNNNNNNNNNNNNNNNNNNNNNNNNNNNNNNNNNNNNNNNNNNNNNNNNNNNNNNNNNNNNNNNNNNNNNNNNNNNNNNNNNNNNNNNNNNNNNNNNNNNNNNNNNNNNNNNNNNNNNNNNNNNNNNNNNNNNNNNNNNNNNNNNNNNNNNNNNNNNNNNNNNNNNNNNNNNNNNNNNNNNNNNNNNNNNNNNNNNNNNNNNNNNNNNNNNNNNNNNNNNNNNNNNNNNNNNNNNNNNNNNNNNNNNNNNNNNNNNNNNNNNNNNNNNNNNNNNNNNNNNNNNNNNNNNNNNNNNNNNNNNNNNNNNNNNNNNNNNNNNNNNNNNNNNNNNNNNNNNNNNNNNNNNNNNNNNNNNNNNNNNNNNNNNNNNNNNNNNNNNNNNNNNNNNNNNNNNNNNNNNNNNNNNNNNNNNNNNNNNNNNNNNNNNNNNNNNNNNNNNNNNNNNNNNNNNNNNNNNNNNNNNNNNNNNNNNNNNNNNNNNNNNNNNNNNNNNNNNNNNNNNNNNNNNNNNNNNNNNNNNNNNNNNNNNNNNNNNNNNNNNNNNNNNNNNNNNNNNNNNNNNNNNNNNNNNNNNNNNNNNNNNNNNNNNNNNNNNNNNNNNNNNNNNNNNNNNNNNNNNNNNNNNNNNNNNNNNNNNNNNNNNNNNNNNNNNNNNNNNNNNNNNNNNNNNNNNNNNNNNNNNNNNNNNNNNNNNNNNNNNNNNNNNNNNNNNNNNNNNNNNNNNNNNNNNNNNNNNNNNNNNNNNNNNNNNNNNNNNNNNNNNNNNNNNNNNNNNNNNNNNNNNNNNNNNNNNNNNNNNNNNNNNNNNNNNNNNNNNNNNNNNNNNNNNNNNNNNNNNNNNNNNNNNNNNNNNNNNNNNNNNNNNNNNNNNNNNNNNNNNNNNNNNNNNNNNNNNNNNNNNNNNNNNNNNNNNNNNNNNNNNNNNNNNNNNNNNNNNNNNNNNNNNNNNNNNNNNNNNNNNNNNNNNNNNNNNNNNNNNNNNNNNNNNNNNNNNNNNNNNNNNNNNNNNNNNNNNNNNNNNNNNNNNNNNNNNNNNNNNNNNNNNNNNNNNNNNNNNNNNNNNNNNNNNNNNNNNNNNNNNNNNNNNNNNNNNNNNNNNNNNNNNNNNNNNNNNNNNNNNNNNNNNNNNNNNNNNNNNNNNNNNNNNNNNNNNNNNNNNNNNNNNNNNNNNNNNNNNNNNNNNNNNNNNNNNNNNNNNNNNNNNNNNNNNNNNNNNNNNNNNNNNNNNNNNNNNNNNNNNNNNNNNNNNNNNNNNNNNNNNNNNNNNNNNNNNNNNNNNNNNNNNNNNNNNNNNNNNNNNNNNNNNNNNNNNNNNNNNNNNNNNNNNNNNNNNNNNNNNNNNNNNNNNNNNNNNNNNNNNNNNNNNNNNNNNNNNNNNNNNNNNNNNNNNNNNNNNNNNNNNNNNNNNNNNNNNNNNNNNNNNNNNNNNNNNNNNNNNNNNNNNNNNNNNNNNNNNNNNNNNNNNNNNNNNNNNNNNNNNNNNNNNNNNNNNNNNNNNNNNNNNNNNNNNNNNNNNNNNNNNNNNNNNNNNNNNNNNNNNNNNNNNNNNNNNNNNNNNNNNNNNNNNNNNNNNNNNNNNNNNNNNNNNNNNNNNNNNNNNNNNNNNNNNNNNNNNNNNNNNNNNNNNNNNNNNNNNNNNNNNNNNNNNNNNNNNNNNNNNNNNNNNNNNNNNNNNNNNNNNNNNNNNNNNNNNNNNNNNNNNNNNNNNNNNNNNNNNNNNNNNNNNNNNNNNNNNNNNNNNNNNNNNNNNNNNNNNNNNNNNNNNNNNNNNNNNNNNNNNNNNNNNNNNNNNNNNNNNNNNNNNNNNNNNNNNNNNNNNNNNNNNNNNNNNNNNNNNNNNNNNNNNNNNNNNNNNNNNNNNNNNNNNNNNNNNNNNNNNNNNNNNNNNNNNNNNNNNNNNNNNNNNNNNNNNNNNNNNNNNNNNNNNNNNNNNNNNNNNNNNNNNNNNNNNNNNNNNNNNNNNNNNNNNNNNNNNNNNNNNNNNNNNNNNNNNNNNNNNNNNNNNNNNNNNNNNNNNNNNNNNNNNNNNNNNNNNNNNNNNNNNNNNNNNNNNNNNNNNNNNNNNNNNNNNNNNNNNNNNNNNNNNNNNNNNNNNNNNNNNNNNNNNNNNNNNNNNNNNNNNNNNNNNNNNNNNNNNNNNNNNNNNNNNNNNNNNNNNNNNNNNNNNNNNNNNNNNNNNNNNNNNNNNNNNNNNNNNNNNNNNNNNNNNNNNNNNNNNNNNNNNNNNNNNNNNNNNNNNNNNNNNNNNNNNNNNNNNNNNNNNNNNNNNNNNNNNNNNNNNNNNNNNNNNNNNNNNNNNNNNNNNNNNNNNNNNNNNNNNNNNNNNNNNNNNNNNNNNNNNNNNNNNNNNNNNNNNNNNNNNNNNNNNNNNNNNNNNNNNNNNNNNNNNNNNNNNNNNNNNNNNNNNNNNNNNNNNNNNNNNNNNNNNNNNNNNNNNNNNNNNNNNNNNNNNNNNNNNNNNNNNNNNNNNNNNNNNNNNNNNNNNNNNNNNNNNNNNNNNNNNNNNNNNNNNNNNNNNNNNNNNNNNNNNNNNNNNNNNNNNNNNNNNNNNNNNNNNNNNNNNNNNNNNNNNNNNNNNNNNNNNNNNNNNNNNNNNNNNNNNNNNNNNNNNNNNNNNNNNNNNNNNNNNNNNNNNNNNNNNNNNNNNNNNNNNNNNNNNNNNNNNNNNNNNNNNNNNNNNNNNNNNNNNNNNNNNNNNNNNNNNNNNNNNNNNNNNNNNNNNNNNNNNNNNNNNNNNNNNNNNNNNNNNNNNNNNNNNNNNNNNNNNNNNNNNNNNNNNNNNNNNNNNNNNNNNNNNNNNNNNNNNNNNNNNNNNNNNNNNNNNNNNNNNNNNNNNNNNNNNNNNNNNNNNNNNNNNNNNNNNNNNNNNNNNNNNNNNNNNNNNNNNNNNNNNNNNNNNNNNNNNNNNNNNNNNNNNNNNNNNNNNNNNNNNNNNNNNNNNNNNNNNNNNNNNNNNNNNNNNNNNNNNNNNNNNNNNNNNNNNNNNNNNNNNNNNNNNNNNNNNNNNNNNNNNNNNNNNNNNNNNNNNNNNNNNNNNNNNNNNNNNNNNNNNNNNNNNNNNNNNNNNNNNNNNNNNNNNNNNNNNNNNNNNNNNNNNNNNNNNNNNNNNNNNNNNNNNNNNNNNNNNNNNNNNNNNNNNNNNNNNNNNNNNNNNNNNNNNNNNNNNNNNNNNNNNNNNNNNNNNNNNNNNNNNNNNNNNNNNNNNNNNNNNNNNNNNNNNNNNNNNNNNNNNNNNNNNNNNNNNNNNNNNNNNNNNNNNNNNNNNNNNNNNNNNNNNNNNNNNNNNNNNNNNNNNNNNNNNNNNNNNNNNNNNNNNNNNNNNNNNNNNNNNNNNNNNNNNNNNNNNNNNNNNNNNNNNNNNNNNNNNNNNNNNNNNNNNNNNNNNNNNNNNNNNNNNNNNNNNNNNNNNNNNNNNNNNNNNNNNNNNNNNNNNNNNNNNNNNNNNNNNNNNNNNNNNNNNNNNNNNNNNNNNNNNNNNNNNNNNNNNNNNNNNNNNNNNNNNNNNNNNNNNNNNNNNNNNNNNNNNNNNNNNNNNNNNNNNNNNNNNNNNNNNNNNNNNNNNNNNNNNNNNNNNNNNNNNNNNNNNNNNNNNNNNNNNNNNNNNNNNNNNNNNNNNNNNNNNNNNNNNNNNNNNNNNNNNNNNNNNNNNNNNNNNNNNNNNNNNNNNNNNNNNNNNNNNNNNNNNNNNNNNNNNNNNNNNNNNNNNNNNNNNNNNNNNNNNNNNNNNNNNNNNNNNNNNNNNNNNNNNNNNNNNNNNNNNNNNNNNNNNNNNNNNNNNNNNNNNNNNNNNNNNNNNNNNNNNNNNNNNNNNNNNNNNNNNNNNNNNNNNNNNNNNNNNNNNNNNNNNNNNNNNNNNNNNNNNNNNNNNNNNNNNNNNNNNNNNNNNNNNNNNNNNNNNNNNNNNNNNNNNNNNNNNNNNNNNNNNNNNNNNNNNNNNNNNNNNNNNNNNNNNNNNNNNNNNNNNNNNNNNNNNNNNNNNNNNNNNNNNNNNNNNNNNNNNNNNNNNNNNNNNNNNNNNNNNNNNNNNNNNNNNNNNNNNNNNNNNNNNNNNNNNNNNNNNNNNNNNNNNNNNNNNNNNNNNNNNNNNNNNNNNNNNNNNNNNNNNNNNNNNNNNNNNNNNNNNNNNNNNNNNNNNNNNNNNNNNNNNNNNNNNNNNNNNNNNNNNNNNNNNNNNNNNNNNNNNNNNNNNNNNNNNNNNNNNNNNNNNNNNNNNNNNNNNNNNNNNNNNNNNNNNNNNNNNNNNNNNNNNNNNNNNNNNNNNNNNNNNNNNNNNNNNNNNNNNNNNNNNNNNNNNNNNNNNNNNNNNNNNNNNNNNNNNNNNNNNNNNNNNNNNNNNNNNNNNNNNNNNNNNNNNNNNNNNNNNNNNNNNNNNNNNNNNNNNNNNNNNNNNNNNNNNNNNNNNNNNNNNNNNNNNNNNNNNNNNNNNNNNNNNNNNNNNNNNNNNNNNNNNNNNNNNNNNNNNNNNNNNNNNNNNNNNNNNNNNNNNNNNNNNNNNNNNNNNNNNNNNNNNNNNNNNNNNNNNNNNNNNNNNNNNNNNNNNNNNNNNNNNNNNNNNNNNNNNNNNNNNNNNNNNNNNNNNNNNNNNNNNNNNNNNNNNNNNNNNNNNNNNNNNNNNNNNNNNNNNNNNNNNNNNNNNNNNNNNNNNNNNNNNNNNNNNNNNNNNNNNNNNNNNNNNNNNNNNNNNNNNNNNNNNNNNNNNNNNNNNNNNNNNNNNNNNNNNNNNNNNNNNNNNNNNNNNNNNNNNNNNNNNNNNNNNNNNNNNNNNNNNNNNNNNNNNNNNNNNNNNNNNNNNNNNNNNNNNNNNNNNNNNNNNNNNNNNNNNNNNNNNNNNNNNNNNNNNNNNNNNNNNNNNNNNNNNNNNNNNNNNNNNNNNNNNNNNNNNNNNNNNNNNNNNNNNNNNNNNNNNNNNNNNNNNNNNNNNNNNNNNNNNNNNNNNNNNNNNNNNNNNNNNNNNNNNNNNNNNNNNNNNNNNNNNNNNNNNNNNNNNNNNNNNNNNNNNNNNNNNNNNNNNNNNNNNNNNNNNNNNNNNNNNNNNNNNNNNNNNNNNNNNNNNNNNNNNNNNNNNNNNNNNNNNNNNNNNNNNNNNNNNNNNNNNNNNNNNNNNNNNNNNNNNNNNNNNNNNNNNNNNNNNNNNNNNNNNNNNNNNNNNNNNNNNNNNNNNNNNNNNNNNNNNNNNNNNNNNNNNNNNNNNNNNNNNNNNNNNNNNNNNNNNNNNNNNNNNNNNNNNNNNNNNNNNNNNNNNNNNNNNNNNNNNNNNNNNNNNNNNNNNNNNNNNNNNNNNNNNNNNNNNNNNNNNNNNNNNNNNNNNNNNNNNNNNNNNNNNNNNNNNNNNNNNNNNNNNNNNNNNNNNNNNNNNNNNNNNNNNNNNNNNNNNNNNNNNNNNNNNNNNNNNNNNNNNNNNNNNNNNNNNNNNNNNNNNNNNNNNNNNNNNNNNNNNNNNNNNNNNNNNNNNNNNNNNNNNNNNNNNNNNNNNNNNN
This genomic interval carries:
- the LOC103530533 gene encoding junctional adhesion molecule A, encoding MIQDTGVPLHPSPTFGIARGQWVPHFPLVSPQNGHSCPATFWCVPHSPPVGRDSAPLAPKPQGVASGGLEDKRDVVAVTVSGHGEGQGRDTRTNTHACARRDEACAGFACRGTPWPRSCESRGGTGQGGGGGTGFSGSRGSQAQQCHPHPTLGTVTAASGLPLTSLPRIPLPSLHLCPFVPAVSLVGAQVTSETREVPEHQSAVIPCSAFHKGWSNPRIEWKFQRGSSLILVYYEDKLTEPYQNRVQFSRPSITLTSVTREDSGKYICEVVGADSQIAKSEVTLIVQVPPSKPVAHVPSSATIGSRAVLRCSEGEGSPPPTFRWYKDGVLLPPDPRTSPIFRNSSYTLDPTTGDLIFDPLSGFDTGDYNCEATNNVGPPQESDVFRLEASEVNVGGIVAAVVVLLMVVALVAFGIWFGYSRGYFSKKKDSSSKKVIYSQGSHRSEGEFKQTSSFLV